In Theropithecus gelada isolate Dixy chromosome 13, Tgel_1.0, whole genome shotgun sequence, one DNA window encodes the following:
- the TIA1 gene encoding nucleolysin TIA-1 isoform X4, protein MNGRKIMGKEVKVNWATTPSSQKKDTSNHFHVFVGDLSPEITTEDIKAAFAPFGRISDARVVKDMATGKSKGYGFVSFFNKWVSSIRSAWTMLKE, encoded by the exons ATGAATGGACGGAAGATAATGGGTAAG gaagTCAAAGTGAATTGGGCAACAACCCCCAGCAGTCAAAAGAAAGATACAAGCA ATcatttccatgtctttgttgGTGATCTCAGTCCAGAAATTACAACTGAAGATATAAAAGCTGCTTTTGCACCATTTGGAAGAATATC AGATGCCCGAGTGGTAAAAGACATGGCAACAGGAAAGTCTAAGGGATATGGCTTTGTctcctttttcaacaaatgggtGAGCTCAATCAGAAGTGCATGGACAATGCTTAAAGAGTAA